Part of the Deltaproteobacteria bacterium genome is shown below.
AAGGTCACCGCCGAGGACGTCCATCGGGTCGCCCGGGAATACCTGCAACCCGACAAGCTCATCCTCACGGTGGTCGGGAACCTCGACAAGGCGGCGCTGAAGAACTGACAAGACAGGTTGCCGTAGTTCGCTTCCCCGACCCGAAGCGCCTGAACCGCGCCCTTCGGATTGATCCCGTGCAACAACAGGAAAAGGCTCTCCACATCATCCAGCGCCTGCGCGAGGCCGGCCACGAAGCCTACCTCGCCGGCGGCTGCGTGCGCGACCGGCTGCTGGGACGGGAGCCCAAGGACTACGACGTGGCCACGGCGGCGACGCCGCGGACCGTCCAGGCCCTCTTCGCCGACACCGTTGACGTGGGATCGCAATTCGGCTCCATCGTCGTGCTGGTGGAGGGCGAGCCGTTCGAGGTCACCACCTTCCGCTCCGACGGCCCCTACCGCGACGGGCGGCGGCCGGAACACGTGCGCCAGGGCACCCTGGAGGACGACGTCCGCCGGCGCGACTTCACCATCAACGCGATGATGTACGACCCGGTGGAGGACCGCGTCATCGACCTGGTGGAAGGCCGGGAGGACCTCGCGCGCCGACTCGTCCGGGCCATCGGCGATCCGCACCAGCGCTTCGCCGAGGACCGCCTGCGCATGGTCCGGGCCGTGCGCCTGGCCTGCGGGATGGGCTTCACCATCGACGGACCGACGGTCCAGGCCATCCAGGACCACGCCGCCGCCGTCACCCAGGTGGCCTGGGAACGCATCGGCGCGGAGATCACCCGCACCCTCACCGAAGGCGGCGCCCGGCGCGGGTTCGAACTGCTGGACGAGACCGGGCTCCTTGAGGTCATCCTGCCCGAAATCGCGGCCATGAAGGGATGCGAGCAGACCCCGGACTACCATCCCGAGGGCGACGTGTTCGTGCACACACTGACGCTCCTCGGGCACCTGGACGCGCCCACCGAGACCCTGGCCTACGGCTGCCTGCTGCACGACGTGGCCAAGCCCCCGTGCCGCCAGCCCGCGGGCGAGCGCGTGACCTTCCACGGCCACCCGGAGATGGGCGCGGAGATGGCCGCGGCGATTCTACGGCGCCTCAAGCGCAGCCGCGCCGTAACCGAACGCGTGGCCTGGCTGGTGCGCTACCACCTGCGCTACACCCAGGCGCCCAAGATGCGCCTCAGCACCCTCAAGCGTTTCCTTGCCGAGGACGGCGTCCACGAGTTGCTGGAACTGTGCCGCATCGACGCGCTTTCATCCAACGGCGATCTGGGCTACTACGACTTCTGTCAGCAAACGCTCGCCGAACTGGGCGAAAACGAAGTGAAACCGGAGCCGTTGCTGCGCGGCCGCGACCTGATCCGGCTCGGCTATGCGCCCGGTCCGGCGTTCTCGGCGATGCTGCGAGCGGTCGAGGAGGCGCAGCTCGAAGGAGAGTTGCAGACGGCCGAAGAGGCTGTCGATTGGGTGCGCGAGCGCTACCCGCCCGGGAGGTAACCACGAATGGCGAAAGCCGCGAAACACCAGGTCATCGGCAAATCCCACCACCGCGTGGACGGCGTGGTCAAGGCCACCGGCAAGGCCGTTTACGCCATGGACCTGGAGCTGCCCGGAATGCTCCACGCCAAGGTCCTCCGCAGCCCGTTCCCGCACGCGCGCCTGCTGCGCGTCGACGCCACGAAGGCGGCGGCGCTGCCGGGCGTGGTCACGGTGCTGACGCGCGAGACCCTGGACGGCATGAACCCGTATTTCGGCTCCGCCTACAAGGACCAGACCATCGTCGCGTTGGACAAGGTGCGCTACGACGGCGACCCGGTGGCGGCGGTGGCGGCGGACGACGAGGCCACCGCGGCCGAGGCGCTGGCGCTCATCGACACCGAGTACGAGGAGCTTCCCGCGGTGACCGACGTGGCCGACGCCATCGCGCCGGGCGCGCCCCTCGTGCACGAGCACGTGGCGGACGCGGACGAGCTGCACGGCCACGCCTACCGCGTGCCCGAGGAGTTCCGCGGCACCAACGTGTGCTACGCCTACAACTATTCCCGGGGCGACGTGGACAAGGGCTTCGCCCGGGCCGACGAGGTCTTCGAGGACGTCTTCACCTTTCCCCAGGTGCAGCACTATCCGCTGGAGCCGCACATCACCATCGCCGGGGTGGAGGACGGGCACGTGACCCTGTGGTCCTCGACCCAGGATCCGTTCACCCTCCAGCGCCACATCGCCGAGTTCTTCTCCATCCCCATCAACAGGGTGCGCGTCATCGTGCCCCACATCGGCGGCGCCTACGGCGGGAAGCTGTCGTTGAAGAACGAGCCGCTGGTGGCCGCGCTGGCGTGGAAAAGCGGGCGGACGGTGAAGATCACCCACACCTCCGAGGAGACCTTCCGCACCATCACCCGGCATCCCGCCCGGTTCCGCATCAAGACCGGCGTCACCCGCGACGGCAAGCTCGTGGCGCGGGAGTGCGAGGTGCACATGGGCACCGGCGCCTACGCCGACTATGGCCCGCGGGTGTCCCAGAAGGCCGGCTACCGCGCGCCCGGTCCGTACCGCATCCCCAACGTCAAGGTGGACGCCTACACGGTCTACACCAACGCCGTGCCCGCCGGCGCGTTCCGCGGCTTCGGCACCCTGCAGGTCACCTGGGCGTACGAGTCCCAGATGGACATGATCGCGCGCCGGCTCGGCCTGGACCCCCTGGAGTTCCGCGTCCGCAACCTGATGAAGAAGGGCGGCGTCTTCACCAAGGGCGACAGCCCGGTGGACTGCGACCTGGAGGCGGGCCTGCGGCGCACCGCCAAGGCCCTGGGCTGGGCCAAGAGGAAGAAGGAGCCGAACCGCGGCATGGGCCTGGCCTGCTGCATGAAGGACGGCGGCGGCACCTACAAGGTGGCGTCGGCATCCATCAAGCTCAACTCCGACGGCAGCGCGGTGCTGTTCACCGGCACCGTGGAGATCGGCCAGGGCTGCCGCACCGCCCTTGCGCAAGTGGCCGCCGAGGGGCTGTCCCTGCCCTACGAAGCGGTCACCGTGGCCCAACTCGACACCGACTCGACCCCCTACGACGCCGCCACCAACGCCAGCAGCTCCATGGTCATCATGGGCCTGTGCGTGGAACGGGCCGCCACCGAGTTGACGCGGCAATTGCGCCAGGCCGCCGCCAAGCTGTTCAAGTGCAAGGCCGACAAGGTCACCCTCAAGAACGGTCAGGTCCGCGCCGGCAAGGGCAAGCGCCTGAGCTACGAGGAAGTGCTCAACCGCACCTTCGGCGCCAAGGGCGGCGAACTGCTGGCCAAGGGCAGCTACCAGGACGTGCACAGCAAGAAGGCCGTGCTGGGCTCGCCCACCACTTTCTGGGAAACGAGTTGGGGCGGCGCCGAGGTGGAAGTGGACCCGGACACCGGCGTGGTCAAGCTCCTCAAGTACATCTCCACCGCCGACGTGGGCACGGCCATCCACCCGCTCCAGTGCGAGGGCCAGGACGAGGGCGGCGTCATGTTCGCCATCGGTCACTCCCTCATGGAGGAGATGCAGTACGACAACGGCCACCTGCTCAACCCGAACATCATCGACTACCGGCTCCCCTCCTTCAAGGACATCCCGGGAACCTTCCACACCATCATGCTGGAAGACGCCAACGGCCCCGGCCCCTACGGCTCCAAGGGCCTCGGCGAAGGCGGCCTCATGCCCGTCTCCCCCGCCATCGGCAACGCCATCGAAGACGCCGTCGGCGTACGCGTGCGCGACCTGCCCATCACGCCGGAGAGGATGTGGCGGGCGCTGCGGGGGAACGGTTAGCGGCAGGAAGCTAAGGGATCCTGCACGAGACTGGTTGCGCGGAGGCGACAATGTTCAAACGCCTTTATGTGGATAACTACAAGTGCCTCGTAAACTTCGACTTGGAGTTCCAGGATCTGACTTTGCTCCTCGGACGTAACGGCACGGGCAAGACATCCGTATTGGATATTATCTACGCGCTCCGCGAGCTCTTGAGCGGCAGAGCCAGAATCGCCGATCCGGAAATATTTCCCGCACGCACCCTGACCGCTTGGCAAACCAGGGAGCTTCAGGTTTTTGAAGTCGAGGCGAAACTCCCTAGCGATACCTTCGTCTATAGACTACAGATCGAGCACAACGCGAAAAATCATCTATCGCGAATTTCCAACGAATCCCTTTTGGATGCTGACGGCCGGCCGTTATTCGAATTCAAAGGGGGCCAAGTGCATCTCTATCGGGACAATAATTCGGCAGGCCCCGACTTCCCCGCCGATTGGACAGAGTCCGCATTGGCCCGAGTCGCCCCGGGTCCCGACAACACCAGACTGACCCGATTTCTCGAGTTCATACGCAATGTGCTGGTTTGCGGGCTATACCCGGCCAGTTTCGAGCACGAGACCACAAGGCATGACGTCATGCTTGCCAGGGACTCGCATAACTTCAGTGCGTGGTATCAGCATCTCCAACTGGAACAACCCGGACAGGTGGAACAATTCAGAAAAGCACTGGAAGACGTTATCGATGGGTTCAGTGGAATACGCCTACAAAAGGTCGGTCGTGACACCCGCGCTTTCACGGTAGACTTCAACGAGAACGGTAAGAGATACGAGCTGGGACTGGACCAAATCTCGGACGGCCAACGCGCTTTGGTGGCGCTTTATTCCCTGATTCATCTTTCTGCCGGACTGGGCTACACCCTTTTCCTGGACGAGCCAGAGAACTATGTGGCGTTGTCGGAGATTGAACCTTGGTTGGCTGAACTTTCCGACCGTTGTGGTGACGCCATACCACAGGCGGTCATCTGTTCACATCACCCGGAACTGATTGACTACTTGGGATTGTCCTCTGGCATATCCCTCTCTCGCGAACCATCCGGTGTTACCAGGGCGACAAGGATCGAGGACTCGTCCTTTACGACTGACGGGGGCCTAAGGTTGTCGGAAATCGTGGCTCGCGGGTGGGACCGGTGAGACGGCAAGTCCAACTCGTCCTGCTCTGTGAGGATCAACAGCAGGAAGCCTTCTTAAGACGTTTCTTCACATCGATCGGCTGGAAGGCGCGTCAACTACGGGTCAAAAGATCACCCTTGGGCAAGGGCTCGGCTGAGCAATTCGTCCGCGAACAATTTCCGAAAGAGATCGAGGCGTATCGTAGGAACAGAAACCGAGTGAGCTGCGAGCTTATAGCCATGTTGGATGGCGACGCCGACGGCGTCGATGCTCGGTTGACGGCGCTCGATAAAGCATGCAACCAAGCGTCCGTGCCACCAAGGGACAACACTGATCGTGTCGCCGTTTTCGTACCGACGTGGAACATCGAGACTTGGGTAGCCTATCTGAACGGCGAAACCGTAGACGAAGAAAAAAAGAACTACCCTCGGCTTCGGCGTGAGCGTGATTGCCGCTCTCAGGTCGACTCACTTGTCGAGATGTGCCGGGAAGGACGGCTACGCGAGCCCTCACCTCCGTCGCTGAGGTCCGCCTGTCAAGAATATCGGACGCGTATCTCGCGACCGGCGTGAACTGCCCACCACGCCAAGCCAATGTGAAACGCGTTACGGGAAACGGTTGTGGGGATCTTCGGGCACGGCACGGTGCCCGTGCCACTCGGCCATGACCGTGGAAGCGTCCTCACGGCGACGGGATCGTCGTGGAGCCGCGAACACGTCAGGACTTTCATGGAGGTCAGACTCAGACTGGACTCGTAGTATGTCGGGGTAAGGTTCGGTATTCCCAGCGCTGGCACTATCGAACTTTTTCGTCATAAAAATCAATAGGTTATTGACCAGATCGAGCCGAGTGGCGAGAAGTGCTAGACGATCAGGTACCAATTAGGCACCAATTCATTTCCGGGCCATGCGCACGAACGTCCTTCAATGACGGTAAACGTTCCGTCCGACCGTGGAATATCTCGGACAGATGGTGCGGTCGGTGCCTGGGTGCCCAGCAAATCCTTCGACTTCCGGTCTGCTTTGCCTCCCTTCGCCCAAATCTCCACGGGCTGACGGAACGCTGAAGCTTAGATGGCGGTTTATCCGCTTGACTCCGTAGGATCGGGTTGGGCATTTTTGAAGAAAGAAGAACCGCCGGATGAAAGCATATCGAATCGTGGACCGAAGCAACAGTCCGTTGCCGAGGGAATCTCTGATAGAGAACGGGCAGATCCGTCTTTCGATGGTCGGTTCGTCGGCGGTGGCGGCCGCACGGGATGTCAAGGCGCCGATGCGGGCAAGTTGCGGGATCCGTCAACGACATGTAGACATGCCAGACATCGTCCGCCTTGAACCAACCCGACATGCGCAACGTCTTCGACCAGTACAGCACACCGGAGAACCGCCTCACACACGCCCTTGCGACCGCGCTTGACGAAGACCACAGGCTTTTGAGATCGTTTATAAGCTGGGTATGCGGTAGCGTACCTGCGGGACGCCTGGAGATCGTAGAGCAACAACTGCCCGGCGAACCCGAGCTGGAGGAGGACGACGAAAACGCGCGCGGCAGCCTGCCGGACGCTTGGATCCAGGATGGCAAGAGTTGGTCGCTATTGATCGAGAGCAAGATCGCGTCATCTCTCCGCAACGATCAGCTGTGCCGCCACCTGCGAACCGCTGAGAGGCGGGGCTTCACTGACGTGACGCTGATGACGATTGCCATCACGAGACCCAGACGCAAACTTCCGGAACGCACAAAGTTCAGGGAATGGTCACAGGTCTACGAGTGGCTGAACGACCAGGCATCCGGTTCGGATTGGGCTAACCGCGCGGCCAAGTATTTCGAGGTTGCCGAGCGCAAATTCTCGAACGAAGGTTATCTCCGGGAGGGTAGCTTGACGAAGTTTACCGGTTTCCCGTTCGGGAACGGCGAGGTCTACAATTACTTGCAAGCCAAGCGGTTGCTCCAATTGGCGATGGATGAACTCCGCCAGCGTGAGGACCTTATCGATCTGGGAATGAACCCCAAAGCCGCCGGTCGGGCCGCGATCACCGGTTCGCAGGCAGACAGCGTTTGGGATTACCTGCAACTGAAAGAAGCACCCGAGACTTTCACAACGTATCCTCACCTCACGCTGAGCGTTGAAAGAGACAGGCTTGTGGCCGTCGTGATACTGCCGAACGGTATTCAGGGATGGCTGCGCAAAAGAATCGTCGATCTTGGCTATGAAGGATTCAGCGGGGTCATGGCCGAGATCGCCTCGAACATCTCATCGAACTTGCATCGATATTCGGGTGCCGCTCCGATATTGGAAGCCCGCCAGCGCCGCTATCCAAGCCAGCGCTCGGTTCCCACAACGGATGCCCACTTGACGTGCGATCTACGAACGGCTTTCGCCCGCAATAGTAACAGCAGCAAGGTGAAATCCCAGCCGCAATGGTTACAGGCCACTTTCGATGCATTCGTCAATAAACGGTCGAATCTCCAGCTCGCGGTTGGCGCGACCTTTCCATATCGGACGTGTAAGGCGACGGCGGAGCGCGGGATATTGGATGGCATCGCGGCCTCGTGGATCGGGTGTAGTCCATTGCTGAGAACAATGGGCCTGTCGTAGGTCCTTCGGAGTCCACGGAAGGACGATTTATCCCTGTGTGCGCGAGGAACGAAGCGTACGGGTGCGCGTAACTGATGCGCTGGCGAGAGTCCCTTGCAACACCCGCCGGGCCGGGTCAGTCGCCGTGACCTGCTCCGCTTGATTGTCCCCGCTTGAGGGGTAGCGAAACCAGTTACCTCCCACGCAGCGAAGTAGCCCCAAGGTTGTCGATCTTTCCGAATACTTCTCGGAGATTCAGGCGTTCCCATTGGCCGTCCGGGCACCACGACGGAGGCCTGGTCCTGTACGAACCGGTTTCAATACTGCCGCCGTCAACGACGAGGTGGTCGCCAATCTCGTCGTTCTCGCAAGTCCCAAGTTCGCCCTGTAACCAAGTGTTTCGGCCGTGCTTGGCGTCTCTGCGACACACCAGTAACGGAACGCGGGGACAGACC
Proteins encoded:
- a CDS encoding xanthine dehydrogenase family protein molybdopterin-binding subunit; translated protein: MAKAAKHQVIGKSHHRVDGVVKATGKAVYAMDLELPGMLHAKVLRSPFPHARLLRVDATKAAALPGVVTVLTRETLDGMNPYFGSAYKDQTIVALDKVRYDGDPVAAVAADDEATAAEALALIDTEYEELPAVTDVADAIAPGAPLVHEHVADADELHGHAYRVPEEFRGTNVCYAYNYSRGDVDKGFARADEVFEDVFTFPQVQHYPLEPHITIAGVEDGHVTLWSSTQDPFTLQRHIAEFFSIPINRVRVIVPHIGGAYGGKLSLKNEPLVAALAWKSGRTVKITHTSEETFRTITRHPARFRIKTGVTRDGKLVARECEVHMGTGAYADYGPRVSQKAGYRAPGPYRIPNVKVDAYTVYTNAVPAGAFRGFGTLQVTWAYESQMDMIARRLGLDPLEFRVRNLMKKGGVFTKGDSPVDCDLEAGLRRTAKALGWAKRKKEPNRGMGLACCMKDGGGTYKVASASIKLNSDGSAVLFTGTVEIGQGCRTALAQVAAEGLSLPYEAVTVAQLDTDSTPYDAATNASSSMVIMGLCVERAATELTRQLRQAAAKLFKCKADKVTLKNGQVRAGKGKRLSYEEVLNRTFGAKGGELLAKGSYQDVHSKKAVLGSPTTFWETSWGGAEVEVDPDTGVVKLLKYISTADVGTAIHPLQCEGQDEGGVMFAIGHSLMEEMQYDNGHLLNPNIIDYRLPSFKDIPGTFHTIMLEDANGPGPYGSKGLGEGGLMPVSPAIGNAIEDAVGVRVRDLPITPERMWRALRGNG
- a CDS encoding CCA tRNA nucleotidyltransferase, which translates into the protein MQQQEKALHIIQRLREAGHEAYLAGGCVRDRLLGREPKDYDVATAATPRTVQALFADTVDVGSQFGSIVVLVEGEPFEVTTFRSDGPYRDGRRPEHVRQGTLEDDVRRRDFTINAMMYDPVEDRVIDLVEGREDLARRLVRAIGDPHQRFAEDRLRMVRAVRLACGMGFTIDGPTVQAIQDHAAAVTQVAWERIGAEITRTLTEGGARRGFELLDETGLLEVILPEIAAMKGCEQTPDYHPEGDVFVHTLTLLGHLDAPTETLAYGCLLHDVAKPPCRQPAGERVTFHGHPEMGAEMAAAILRRLKRSRAVTERVAWLVRYHLRYTQAPKMRLSTLKRFLAEDGVHELLELCRIDALSSNGDLGYYDFCQQTLAELGENEVKPEPLLRGRDLIRLGYAPGPAFSAMLRAVEEAQLEGELQTAEEAVDWVRERYPPGR
- a CDS encoding ATP-binding protein, coding for MFKRLYVDNYKCLVNFDLEFQDLTLLLGRNGTGKTSVLDIIYALRELLSGRARIADPEIFPARTLTAWQTRELQVFEVEAKLPSDTFVYRLQIEHNAKNHLSRISNESLLDADGRPLFEFKGGQVHLYRDNNSAGPDFPADWTESALARVAPGPDNTRLTRFLEFIRNVLVCGLYPASFEHETTRHDVMLARDSHNFSAWYQHLQLEQPGQVEQFRKALEDVIDGFSGIRLQKVGRDTRAFTVDFNENGKRYELGLDQISDGQRALVALYSLIHLSAGLGYTLFLDEPENYVALSEIEPWLAELSDRCGDAIPQAVICSHHPELIDYLGLSSGISLSREPSGVTRATRIEDSSFTTDGGLRLSEIVARGWDR